In one Musa acuminata AAA Group cultivar baxijiao chromosome BXJ2-5, Cavendish_Baxijiao_AAA, whole genome shotgun sequence genomic region, the following are encoded:
- the LOC135612475 gene encoding AAA-ATPase At3g28580-like: MARMSDRLASLGSLAASLMVVYAIIRRYLPLHLLEHSLTKHTFRLFASVYPYVRITISEFSGDRLKRSEAYTSVEAYLSGSCSQRANKLKAELGAGCDSLTLSMDEHEEVTDDFEGAKLWWTSVARTPRSQTVSFFPEAEARRHYRLTFHRRHRELVIGSYLAHVLREGREVRRRRRQRKLYTNISGSRSYEYRKTMWSHVVFDHPSTFDTLAMDPGKKEDIMDDLIAFRNGKDYYARIGKAWKRGYLLYGPPGTGKSSAIAAIANFLDYDIYDLELTSVKDNTQLRKLFIETTSKSIIVLEDVDCSLDLTGKRKPKRKKEVESGDKGKPPLLPEKEDKEESKVTLSGLLNFIDGLWSACGGERLIIFTTNHLEKLDPALIRRGRMDKHIEMSHCGFEAFKVLAKNYVGVDAHPLFEAVRRLLEEVKMTPADVAENLMPKSAEDDASCLGRLVRALEMGRPGAAAKVEDGSSGDETAESELTS, from the coding sequence ATGGCGAGGATGAGCGATCGGTTGGCGAGCTTGGGCTCGCTCGCGGCCAGCCTCATGGTGGTCTATGCCATCATCCGCCGCTACCTCCCCCTCCACCTCCTCGAGCACTccctcaccaagcacaccttccgCCTCTTTGCCTCCGTCTACCCCTACGTCCGGATCACCATCTCCGAGTTCTCCGGCGACCGCCTGAAGCGCAGCGAGGCTTACACCTCCGTCGAGGCCTACCTCAGTGGCTCCTGCTCGCAGCGCGCCAACAAGCTCAAGGCCGAGCTCGGCGCCGGCTGCGACAGCCTCACCCTCAGCATGGACGAGCACGAGGAGGTCACCGACGACTTCGAGGGCGCCAAGCTCTGGTGGACCTCCGTGGCGCGCACTCCCCGCTCGCAGACCGTATCCTTTTTCCCGGAGGCCGAGGCGCGGCGGCACTACCGGTTGACCTTCCACCGCCGGCACCGGGAGCTCGTCATCGGATCGTACCTCGCCCACGTCTTGCGAGAGGGGCGCGAGGTCAGGCGCCGCCGCCGGCAGCGCAAGCTCTACACCAACATTTCCGGCAGTAGGTCGTACGAGTACAGGAAGACGATGTGGAGCCACGTCGTGTTCGATCACCCGTCGACCTTCGACACACTCGCCATGGATCCCGGCAAGAAGGAGGACATCATGGACGACCTCATCGCCTTCCGCAACGGCAAGGACTACTACGCCAGAATCGGCAAGGCGTGGAAGCGGGGTTACCTCCTCTACGGCCCCCCCGGCACCGGCAAGTCCTCCGCTATCGCCGCCATTGCCAACTTCCTGGACTACGACATCTACGACCTCGAGCTGACCTCCGTCAAGGACAACACCCAGTTGAGGAAGCTGTTCATCGAGACCACCAGCAAGTCCATCATCGTCCTCGAGGACGTTGACTGCTCGCTGGACCTGACGGGTAAGCGGAAGCCCAAGAGGAAGAAAGAGGTCGAAAGCGGAGACAAGGGCAAGCCGCCGTTGCTGCCGGAGAAGGAGGACAAGGAGGAGAGCAAGGTGACGCTCTCCGGGCTTCTCAACTTCATCGACGGCCTGTGGTCGGCCTGTGGCGGCGAGAGGCTCATAATATTCACCACAAACCACCTGGAGAAGCTGGATCCGGCGCTGATACGGCGGGGGAGGATGGACAAGCACATCGAGATGTCGCACTGTGGATTCGAGGCGTTCAAGGTGCTGGCGAAGAACTACGTGGGCGTCGACGCGCACCCGCTGTTCGAGGCCGTCCGGCGGCTGCTGGAGGAGGTCAAGATGACCCCGGCGGACGTGGCAGAGAACCTGATGCCCAAGTCTGCGGAGGACGACGCCTCGTGTCTCGGGAGGTTGGTTCGAGCGCTGGAAATGGGCCGGCCGGGAGCAGCGGCCAAAGTCGAGGACGGCAGTAGCGGGGATGAGACCGCCGAGAGTGAGCTGACGAGTTAA